The following are encoded together in the Theileria orientalis strain Shintoku DNA, chromosome 1, complete genome genome:
- a CDS encoding uncharacterized protein (potassium channel, voltage dependent, Kv, tetramerisation domain containing protein) codes for MSSRLDFTEKDAGKNAAQSTNVNFSDIESSSGYENKLWLNSPLSGNRNDGYPTHEFKGLSLPSANDLPLSADIVPLKISNGAQDEVGSDEFDVMVNDLRSIFLCWLKKTQNSLKSQRENLIREADELQKEKNAFVQKIKQERAIEAEKLAEDRRRQNAEIASQLKQIQIEREDSRRRIEDDWCKLEHEKDVFRKYMQLEAEKLKQRIELLEQEKRKVVDSKIASETMVDINVGGVVFETSRHTLTRQENSYLNGLLSGRYEIGRDRQGRIFLDRDYELFRIILNFLRNPTSLPIPSRDLTESAMILDEAKYYKIKFSPYPLVLCYGGHNGKEHLKSMELLDMESKVWRNCNPMTTERMYFGSGVLSNFLYVFGGQNLDYKALCDVEMYDRLRDTWQAAAPLKHPRRNNAGMTLEERIFCVGGFDGMNILDSVETYDMRMKNWIPVAPLKVPRSSAMVTHQNGSLYAIGGTNGERLKSVERYDVRKNEWELINNGLLEVRSAGSVCTYLNEMFIAGGIDNLQSIHSSVETWDSKNQTSSFLKDVPVPVMDGAMAATPHSVVLVGGQNTKILDSTFFYQPESDQWTQGPNLIMPRYGHCTTVLDF; via the exons ATGAGCTCGAGGCTGGACTTCACGGAAAAGGACGCGGGAAAAAACGCTGCACAGAGCACCAACGTTAATTTCTCAGACATAGAGTCGTCGAGCGGGTACGAAAACAAGCTGTGGCTTAACTCGCCACTTTCAGGGAACCGCAACGACGGATACCCAACGCACGAGTTCAAAGGACTGTCGCTGCCGAGCGCGAACGATCTTCCACTTTCGGCGGACATAGTACCGCTGAAAATATCAAACGGCGCACAAGATGAGGTGGGCTCGGACGAGTTTGACGTCATGGTCAACGACCTGCGAAGCATCTTCCTGTGCTGGCTCAAGAAAACGCAAAACAGCCTAAAATCGCAGCGCGAAAACTTAATCAGAGAAGCAGATGAACTGCAAAAGGAGAAAAACGCATTTGTGCAGAAGATTAAGCAGGAGAGAGCAATAGAAGCAGAAAAGCTAGCA GAGGACAGAAGAAGACAGAACGCAGAAATAGCGTCACAGCTTAAGCAAATACAAATAGAAAGAGAAGACTCGAGAAGAAGAATAGAAGACGATTGGTGTAAACTGGAACACGAAAAAGACGTATTCAGAAAATATATGCAACTGGAAGCGGAAAAGTTGAAGCAGAGAATAGAATTGCTGGAACAGGAAAAGAGGAAAGTGGTGGACAGTAAAATAGCATCTGAGACGATGGTGGACATAAACGTAGGAGGAGTGGTGTTTGAAACCTCGAGACACACGTTAACGAGGCAGGAAAACAGTTATTTAAACGGACTGCTGAGTGGCAGATATGAGATAGGAAGAGACAGGCAGGGAAGAATATTTCTGGACAGAGACTACGAGTTGTTTagaataattttaaactttttgaGGAATCCAACGTCGTTGCCAATACCAAG TAGAGATTTGACGGAAAGCGCAATGATATTGGACGAGGCTAAGTACTACAAGATCAAATTCAGCCCGTACCCGCTGGTGCTGTGCTACGGAGGACATAACGGGAAGGAGCACCTTAAGTCGATGGAGTTGCTGGACATGGAGAGCAAGGTCTGGAGAAACTGTAACCCGATGACGACGGAGAGAATGTATTTCGGATCAGGAGTGCTTAGCAACTTTTTGTACGTGTTCGGAGGACAGAACCTGGACTACAAGGCACTCTGCGACGTGGAAATGTACGATAGGCTGAGGGACACATGGCAAGCAGCAGCGCCACTGAAGCACCCGAGGAGAAACAACGCAGGAATGACGCTCGAGGAAAGAATATTCTGCGTCGGAGGATTCGACGGAATGAACATACTGGACTCGGTGGAGACTTACGACATGAGGATGAAAAACTGGATACCAGTGGCGCCGCTTAAAGTGCCGAGGTCGTCAGCAATGGTGACGCACCAAAACGGCTCTCTGTACGCAATCGGAGGCACCAACGGAGAGAGGCTGAAGTCAGTGGAGAGGTACGACGTGCGCAAAAATGAGTGGGAGCTGATAAACAACGGACTGCTGGAAGTTAGGTCGGCAGGCTCAGTGTGCACGTACCTGAACGAGATGTTCATAGCGGGAGGAATCGACAACCTGCAGTCGATTCACTCCTCAGTGGAGACGTGGGACTCGAAGAACCAGACGAGCTCGTTCCTGAAGGACGTGCCGGTGCCGGTGATGGACGGAGCGATGGCGGCGACTCCGCACAGCGTGGTGCTGGTGGGAGGCCAGAACACGAAGATACTGGACTCGACGTTCTTCTACCAGCCTGAGTCGGACCAGTGGACGCAGG GACCGAACCTCATTATGCCGAGGTACGGACACTGCACTACCGTACTTGActtttaa
- a CDS encoding phosphoenolpyruvate carboxykinase, whose product MAKVTVNTNVPHYNVLLDKVNGLNISGPKNPDLTQGVSDKKENQLVPEKLETSAEDFLAPVKTTLKTSEDGPYGKIDESKVLHNSCIPLLYHHALRFEAHTELTSTGALSCLSEDRLTIFDRYMASLGWLIHEIVGEKTGRSPLDKRTVLDDNTRDTVWWDSVNIPIDLESFNMNKKLAVDFINTNERIYVTDAFAGWDPDHRLKVRVVSIRAYHALFMHNLLIVPSQDELKDFKPDFTIYNAGPCDAKPSIPGVTSNTSICINYTSMEMIILGSEYAGEMKKGILTLMMYILPQKGLLPLHSSCNVDASGNVTLFFGLSGTGKTTLSTEPNRLLIGDDEHVWTDRGVFNIEGGCYAKCKDLSKDHEPEIFDAIKFGSVLENVVLDETNKVVDYKDVSITENTRCAYPLEFIKNVKLPALVNNHPNNVIFLTCDAFGALPPVSLLNTSQAIYHFVSGYTTKMVGTEIGVNKPTATFSACYAGPFLALSPLVYADLLYEKLSGGKTKEVPAGVSSGPEEVLGADAANLDGMNLDKASLGADSVGGNDDPGRVNNIDNKANFENPSNPGANNSSLDFSGFNGNIRVWLLNTGWIGGSIDSPNGRRIPLKYSRRIVDAINNDEISRDPKDFDVMPYFGILVPRNVNGVPREVLNQQLSWPDREHYLQQVETVAAKFVKNFNQYRSRANSLILRGEPKLTQA is encoded by the exons atgGCGAAGGTTACTGTTAATACTAACGTACCTCACTATAACGTTCTTTTGGATAAGGTCAACGGCCTGAACATATCCGGGCCAAAGAACCCAGACCTGACCCAAGGTGTGAGTGATAAGAAGGAAAACCAATTGGTTCCGGAAAAGCTTGAAACTTCGGCAGAAGATTTCCTAGCCCCAGTCAAGACGACGCTCAAAACCAGTGAAGATGGACCATAC GGTAAAATCGACGAATCTAAGGTTTTACACAACAGTTGCATTCCCCTGCTTTACCATCACGCTCTGCGCTTCGAGGCCCACACGGAGTTGACATCCACGGGGGCCCTTTCTTGCCTATCAG AGGATAGATTAACCATCTTTGATAGATATATGGCGTCATTGGGATGGCTAATACACGAAATTGTAGGTGAGAAGACGGGCAGGTCACCCCTGGACAAGAGGACCGTTTTGGACGATAACACTAGAGACACAGTGTGGTGGGACTCAGTTAACATACCAATAGACCTGGAGAGCTTCAACATGAACAAGAAGTTGGCAGTAGACTTCATAAACACGAACGAGAGAATATATGTCACGGACGCATTCGCAGGCTGGGACCCAGACCACAGGCTTAAGGTGCGCGTGGTAAGCATAAGAGCCTACCACGCGCTCTTCATGCACAACCTGCTGATAGTGCCAAGTCAAGATGAGCTGAAGGACTTTAAGCCGGACTTCACGATCTACAACGCAGGGCCGTGCGACGCGAAGCCCTCGATACCAGGAGTGACGAGCAACACGTCGATATGCATCAACTACACGAGCATGGAGATGATCATCCTGGGCTCGGAGTACGCAGGAGAGATGAAAAAGGGAATCCTTACGCTGATGATGTACATCCTGCCGCAGAAGGGGCTGCTGCCGCTGCACAGCTCATGCAACGTGGACGCAAGCGGGAACGTGACGCTCTTCTTCGGACTCAGCGGCACGGGAAAGACGACGCTCTCCACTGAGCCAAACAGGCTCCTTATAGGAGACGACGAGCACGTGTGGACGGACCGCGGAGTCTTCAACATCGAGGGAGGCTGCTACGCAAAGTGCAAGGACCTCAGCAAGGACCACGAGCCTGAGATATTCGACGCAATCAAGTTCGGCTCAGTGCTGGAAAACGTGGTGCTCGACGAAACGAACAAGGTGGTCGACTACAAGGACGTGAGCATAACGGAGAACACGAGGTGCGCGTACCCGCTCGAGTTCATCAAGAACGTGAAGCTGCCCGCACTGGTGAACAACCACCCCAACAACGTGATCTTCCTCACCTGCGACGCATTCGGAGCGCTCCCGCCAGTGAGTCTGCTTAACACGTCCCAGGCAATATACCACTTCGTCTCAGGCTACACGACGAAGATGGTGGGCACGGAGATAGGAGTTAACAAGCCGACGGCGACATTCTCGGCGTGCTACGCAGGGCCCTTCCTGGCGCTGTCGCCGCTGGTGTACGCGGATCTGCTGTACGAGAAGCTGAGCGGAGGAAAGACCAAGGAAGTCCCGGCAGGAGTGAGCTCCGGCCCCGAGGAGGTGTTGGGTGCCGACGCCGCCAACCTTGACGGCATGAACTTGGATAAGGCGAGCCTCGGTGCCGACAGTGTTGGTGGCAACGACGACCCCGGTAGGGTGAACAACATTGACAACAAAGCCAATTTCGAGAACCCGAGTAACCCTGGAGCCAACAACAGCTCCTTGGACTTCAGCGGCTTCAACGGAAACATCAGGGTGTGGCTGCTCAACACGGGCTGGATAGGAGGCAGCATAGACTCGCCGAACGGCAGGAGAATCCCGCTCAAGTACTCGCGAAGAATCGTCGACGCGATCAACAACGACGAGATCAGCAGGGACCCCAAGGACTTCGACGTCATGCCGTACTTCGGCATCCTGGTCCCGAGGAACGTCAACGGCGTCCCCAGGGAGGTGCTGAACCAGCAGCTGAGCTGGCCTGACAGGGAGCACTACCTGCAGCAGGTGGAGACTGTGGCTGCGAAGTTCGTCAAGAACTTCAACCAGTACAGGAGCAGGGCCAACTCCCTGATTCTCAGGGGGGAGCCCAAGCTCACGCAGGCCTGA
- a CDS encoding UDP-N-acetylglucosamine pyrophosphorylase — MENYREHLVDALNRKYRGKFRPFKKSRASEDAETGTYVEESETEPFEDLGRETIRKGQAAIVILAGGLSTRIGSCEPKSILPVTAVKSKSLLQLHLEKLRKLFTLVEAEKHPSIFILTCSFNYSQIETFLKRNSHFGLDPKRVILLVQSNLPCFIGDDLEYSRYPSSELNTPKAEVIDFSKNEDFDNFYTRGFRLDLKYEGIVTSPNGNGNVFETLHKNEEFSKILPTIKCLHVIGVDNCLSKPLDPAFVGMMAHTQGLDMLNKCVLRSHGENLGVFCVGDFPRIIEYSELDRLTENGLKDYVFYGNICDHMFSGDFMSRVMSEQLYKSMPLHAAKKRIPIWSYENGRFVFPAECNGYKLELFVFDVMEFTSKVMVSSARIHLCVAVERDYNFAPLKTSWDCDMSNENAIQYKMDRVFKAWLGRVDCRVDGICEISPTLSYSGENLEEYRGRLLKGQVYLE; from the exons atggaaaattaTAGAGAGCATCTAGTGGATGCACTTAACAGGAAGTACAGAGGAAAATTTAGACCGTTTAAAAAAAGCAGAGCATCGGAAGATGCAGAAACAGGAACGTACGTGGAGGAGTCGGAAACGGAGCCATTTGAAGATCTCGGAAGAGAGACCATCAGGAAGGGGCAGGCAGCAATAGTCATTCTCGCAGGAGGACTGTCCACGAGAATTGGAAGCTGCGAGCCAAAATCAATACTGCCAGTGACGGCAGTCAAAAGTAAATCACTCCTGCAGCTACACCTCGAAAAGCTGAGGAAGTTATTCACGCTGGTGGAAGCGGAGAAACACCCATCAATATTCATACTAACATGTAGTTTCAACTATTCACAAATAGAAACGTTCCTAAAAAGAAATTCGCACTTCGGACTGGACCCGAAACGTGTAATATTGCTGGTACAAAGCAACCTTCCCTGCTTCATCGGAGACGACTTGGAATACTCGAGGTACCCGAGCTCAGAACTGAACACGCCGAAGGCAGAGGTCATAGACTTCTCGAAGAACGAGGATTTTGACAATTTCTACACACGGGGGTTCAGACTCGACCTGAAGTACGAGGGAATCGTGACCTCGCCGAACGGGAACGGGAATGTGTTCGAAACGCTTCACAAAAACGAGGAGTTTTCGAAAATACTCCCGACGATTAAGTGTTTGCACGTGATAGGAGTGGACAACTGCCTGTCGAAGCCGCTAGACCCGGCGTTCGTGGGAATGATGGCGCACACGCAGGGGCTGGACATGCTGAACAAGTGTGTGCTGAGAAGCCACGGGGAGAACCTGGGCGTGTTCTGCGTCGGAGACTTCCCGAGGATCATCGAGTACAGCGAGCTCGACAGGCTCACTGAAAACGGCCTGAAGGACTACGTGTTCTACGGGAACATTTGCGACCACATGTTCTCAGGCGACTTCATGTCGAGGGTTATGAGTGAGCAGCTCTACAAAAGCATGCCCCTTCACGCTGCGAAAAAGAGAATACCAATCTGGTCTTATGAAAACGGCCGTTTCGTATTCCCCGCCGAGTGCAACGGCTATAAACTGGAGCTGTTTGTGTTCGACGTGATGGAATTCACCTCAAAAGTGATGGTAAGCAGTGCTCGAATACATTTA TGTGTTGCCGTTGAAAGGGATTATAATTTTGCTCCACTTAAAACGTCCTGGGACTGCGACATGTCCAACGAGAATGCCATTCAGTATAAAATGGATAGAGTGTTTAAGGCGTGGCTCGGGAGGGTGGATTGTAGAGTTGATGGTATTTGCGAGATATCACCGACTCTTAGTTACTCTGGCGAAAACCTAGAGGAGTACAGAGGCAGGCTTCTGAAAGGGCAAGTGTACCTTGAATAA